The window GTGGGTTAATTTGAACCAAGCACGTGCAAAGGTTTCTGAAAAATATTCGTGATCATTCATGAATTTCAAGCAGATCTCTCTGTAGATAGGATCCACCTTCATCGCCATATCGGCATCCGTCATCATTGGATTTAAACGGATACTTGGATCTTCAACATCTACCGGTTTGTCCTCCTCTTTTATGCTTACCGGTTCCCACTGCCAAGCTCCTGCAGGACTTTGACGAGGCTCCCATTCATGATTGAACAGCATTTCAAAAAAACCATTGTCAAATTTGGTAGGATGCGTTGTCCATGCACCTTCTAGGCCACTTGTCACTGCATAGCGACCTTTTCCGGTTTTGGTAGGATTGTGCCATCCCAACCCTTGTTCTTCCACATCCGCAGCCTCAGGTGCCGGGCCCAAAATGCTTGCATCACCGTTGCCATGGGTTTTGCCTACCGTATGTCCTCCGGCAGTTAAGGCAGCAGTCTCTTCATCATTCATGGCCATCCGGGCAAAGGTTTCACGGATATGCGCTGCAGTTTTTAAAGGATCTTGTTTACCATTGACTCCCTCCGGGTTCACATAAATTAACCCCATTTGCACAGCTGCCAAAGGGTTTTCCATGGTTGATGGATTCTCCACATTATCATATCGCTCATCACTTGGTGCCAACCATTCTTTCTCAGCTCCCCAATAAGTATCTTTTTCAGGATGCCAAATATCTTCCCTTCCAAAGGAGAAACCATAGGTTTTTAACCCCATGCTTTCATAGGCAATGGTTCCTGCCAGTATAATTAAATCCGCCCAACTGACTTTATTGCCATATTTTTTCTTAATGGGCCAAAGCAATCTTCTGGCTTTGTCCAAGCTAACGTTATCGGGCCAAGAATTTAAGGGTGCGAACCGAAGGTTTCCTGCACCTCCGCCACCACGCCCGTCAGAAATTCTATAGGATCCGGCTGAATGCCAAGACATACGAATAAATAAGCCACCATAATGTCCCCAATCTGCCGGCCACCATTCCTGACTATCAGTCATGAGCGCATGCATGTCTTTTTTTAATGCTTCAACATCAAGCTTTTTTAACTCCTCCTGGTAATCAAAGTCCTGACCTAAAGGATTTGTTTTGCTGTCGTGTTGATGCAGAATATCAAGATTGAGGGCATTGGGCCACCAACTCATAACGGATGCGTTGACTGAAGTATTTCCGCCATGCATTACAGGGCATTTACCGGCCGAACTACCATTG of the Cyclobacterium marinum DSM 745 genome contains:
- the katG gene encoding catalase/peroxidase HPI codes for the protein MDKNENPKASQEENKCPHHEKQDEGVTIAEGNDNTSANGSSAGKCPVMHGGNTSVNASVMSWWPNALNLDILHQHDSKTNPLGQDFDYQEELKKLDVEALKKDMHALMTDSQEWWPADWGHYGGLFIRMSWHSAGSYRISDGRGGGGAGNLRFAPLNSWPDNVSLDKARRLLWPIKKKYGNKVSWADLIILAGTIAYESMGLKTYGFSFGREDIWHPEKDTYWGAEKEWLAPSDERYDNVENPSTMENPLAAVQMGLIYVNPEGVNGKQDPLKTAAHIRETFARMAMNDEETAALTAGGHTVGKTHGNGDASILGPAPEAADVEEQGLGWHNPTKTGKGRYAVTSGLEGAWTTHPTKFDNGFFEMLFNHEWEPRQSPAGAWQWEPVSIKEEDKPVDVEDPSIRLNPMMTDADMAMKVDPIYREICLKFMNDHEYFSETFARAWFKLTHRDMGPKVRYFGPDVPEEDLIWQDPVPAGKADYDVAAVKGKIADSGLSIAEMVATAWDSARTYRDSDKRGGANGARIRLAPQKDWEGNEPERLDHVLSVLEPIAAEFGISIADTIVLAGNLGVEQAIKAAGFDITVPFSPGRGDATDEMTDADSFDPLEPLADGYRNYSKKDYVVSSEELMLDRTQLMGLTAPEMTVLVGGMRMLGTNYGNTKHGVFTDNVGALTNDFFVNLTDMANTWKPKEQGLYDICDRNTGEVKWTATRMDLVFGSNSILRSYAEVYAQDDSKEKFVNDFVKAWTKVMDADRFDLK